The Poecile atricapillus isolate bPoeAtr1 chromosome 6, bPoeAtr1.hap1, whole genome shotgun sequence genome contains the following window.
CGCATGCGCCGTGCGCGCGCCCGGCCCGCCCCCCGCGCCACGCGGCGCCTCAGGGAatggcccggcccggccgggaaTGGTTCTATCCAGCTTGGAATGGTTCTATCCAGCTTGGAATGGTTCTATCCAGCTTGGAATGGTTCTATCCAGCTTGGAATGGTTCTATCCAGCTGGGAACGGTTCTATCCAGCTGGGAATGGTTCTATCCAGCTGGGAATGGTTCTATCCAGCTTGGAATGGTTCTTCCCGGCTGGGAATGGTTCTAACCAGCTTGGAATGGTTCTATCCAGTTTGGAATGGTTCTATCCACCTGGGAATAGTTCTATCCAGCTGGGAATGGTTCTGTCCAGCTGGGAATGGTTCTATCCAGCTGGGAATGGTTCTTCCCGGGTGGGAattgtccagcctggctgggaatGGTTCTACCTGGCCGGGAATGGTTCTTCCCGGCTTGGAATGGTTCTACCCGGCCGGGAATGGTCCTGCCCAGCTTGGAATGGTTCTTCCCGGCTTGGAATAGCCTTGCCTGGCTGGGAATGGTTCTTCCTGCCTTGGAATGGTTCTTCATGGCTGGGAATGGTTCTTCCTGGCTTGGAATGGCCCTGCACAGCTTGGAATGGTTCTTCATGGCTGGGAATGGTCCTGCCTGGCTTGGAATGGTCCTTCTCAGCTGGGAATGGTTTTTCCCACATGTAAGGGTCCTGCTTGCCATGGCCACAACAGCATGGGCTGGCATGGACCGGCGCAGCATGGTCCtagcccagcacagctcagcatgGCCCCGGTAGCAAGCGGTGGCGTGGTCCAGCATGGCGTGATCCTGCCTGGAGTGGCCACAGAAGGGTGGGATGGCACAATCCGGCATGGCATGATTCTACCCAGCACAGGTGTAACAGCATGGGGTGGCATGGACTGGCTTGGTCCTGCGTGGCATGGCCACTGCGGAATGGTGGGATGTGGTCCAGAATGGCCACAGATGCAAGGAGTGACATTGTCCTGTGTGGCGTGACTTGCTCTAGCAGTGACACAATAGCATGGGATGGCATGGTCCAGCCCAGCTTGGTCCAGCATGGCCACAGCAGCATGGGATGGCCTCAGCATCACCCATCCATGGAATAGCCATGGAAGGGTCCATTCCCTGTGGCCACCATAGCATGGGTAGCATGGACCAGCACAATCCATCTTGGTCCTGCCTGGCATGGCCATGGCAATGTGGTTTGACATGGCGTGGCATGGCTTGGCACGGCACAGCATGGTGCTCCGTGGCATGGCCAAGCATGCCACAGGACGGCCCGTTCTCCCTGGATTCCCTGGCCCCATGCCTGGACTGGGGCTGGGTAAGGGGGGTTCTGGCAGGGCCCAGGGGCCTGTGGTGCCAGGGGGCTCGGCTGGGGGCCCTCTGGATGGTGCCGTGCGGGAAGTGGAGGAGCCAAGCCATGCACAAGGCATCAGTAGGACACACCTTTATTTTGATGTCTCATGGCCACGACAGGGCAAATCCCCACTCCCCACCCTGCAAGCCCTTGGTCCAGAGTGGATTGGTGGCCATGGCTCCTTAGCTGTCCCATGCTGGGACACCAGTGCGGCGCGGGGCCAGCGGCCCTGACTCGGACACGGCCGGCGAGTCGCTGTTCCGCGCCTGGGTGAAGATGCGGTTGCGGGTGCCAAAGAGGGTCCCGCGGCCGTGGCTCCGGGGGGCGTAGGGCCTGCGCTGGCAGCGGAGCGAGCAGAGGGGGGCCCTGAAGACCTCCTGGAAGCCTCGCCGGAAGTTCTCATTGAAGTAGCCATAGATGATGGGGTTGGCGCTGCTGTTGAAGAAGGCCAACCAGTGGGCGAACGGGTAGACGTAGACGGCGAGCAGGCGGAGCTGGCCCTCGCTCAGCCGCCCGTAGTCTGTCAGCAGCATCAGTGTCCAGAGGGGCAGCCAGGAGATGGTGAAGAAGAGGGCAACAATGATGAGCATGTTGATGACCTTGGCCTTCCTCCGGGAGATCCTCCTCCCCTCCGGCTCCTCTCCGCCGTGGGCAGGTGCAACTGACTTGAAGAGCTTGAAGGCGATGCGGGCGTACATGATGACGATGAGGGCGAGGGGAGCCACGTAGATGTGGGAGAAGAGGACGATGGTGTAGATCCTCCTCATCTCTGTCTCGGGCCAGGCCTCCCAACAGGAATAGAGAGGGTAGGAGTTGTTGTAGGTGTCCACCATGAAGTGGTGCTCCTCCCTGGTGACAGTCAGGGTGACGGCAGCAGGGCACATGATGAGCAGGGCCAGCACCCAGATGATGGCGATGGTCAGCAGGGCTTTCCTCAGCGTCAGCTTCTGCCGGAAGGGGTGGACAATGCAGCGAAACCTGTGGGAGAACAGATGGTGGTGGCTTTGGACACCTggtggggacatcactggggaaggagggcagccaggACCCAGAGGTGGGAATGGAGGGGGAGGTGGGTTGCTCTTTACACGTGTCTTTTGGTGGCAGGGATAGGTTGGTGTTTTCAGTCCCAGGGGAAGGACACCTTGCTGGAATACCCCATGGACAGCTCTGTGGTCTTCCTGGAGAGCTGCGACAAGTTCCTGACATTCCCAGGAGTTTTCTCGCAATGGGAGCCGCACAGGGCACCTGGACCTGCTGGAGATTGCCTGGTCCCCACGTCCCCACGTTCCCATGCTGACGTACCTCTCCACAGCGATGGCGACCAGCGTGAAAACGGAGGCGGAGACGGACATGCCCTGCACCAGACCACTCATTTTGCACATGGTGTTGTCAAAGGGCCAACCTGTGAGGGGACACCATGGAGGCTGTAGGTGCCTCTGGCTCACCCAGCTCCCttcaggtgtccccacccaCTGTGTTGTTGCTGGGGGATGCTAAGTCGTGCTCCTAACAGGGGGCTTGTGTGGAGATAGCCTTTAGCAGCATGGATCCTTGAAGAAGAACCCCAAGATTGGTAAAAAAGACGCACATTACACTTAGAAACTCAAGGAACGCGGAGGCTGTCGTTTTTCCTACCGGCTTTGGGATCCTTAATCAGAAGGACTTACATCTTGTTTCGTGTCCCCAATATCAAGGCAATAAATAGATCACACCCCATAATCAATAAATACAAACCCTGCCCCATGGCCTggccgctgctgcagctggccCCTCCCAACTCCCTTATCTCTGGAAAGGTCAACAGGCAGATCTGAGCCAGCACGGGAGAAGGTGGATGCAGGAAGAGTAGGAGTTTTTTTCAGCGTTGCTTGGTGAAGAATGGCTGAACTTCAAACAAATATGCAAATGCAACATTAGGGTCAAACTTATTTTACCACAAATGGCCaaaacctcacaaaaaaaaaaaaccaaaaaagaaaggaTGTTTCCCACTCATGCATGGGGGGCACTTTCTCTCCGTTCCTCACGTCTCTCCCcttcctctgccctgctcaCCTGTGATGAGGTTGTCCACCAGGGTGGTGGGCATGCAGAAGATGCCCACCAGCAGGTCACTGATGGCCAGGTTGAGGAGGAACATGTTGGTGACTGTGCGCATCTGGCGGTTCTTCACCACGACGAAGCACACCAGGACGTTGCCGATCACACACATGAGGAAGATGAAGGTGTAGGCCAGGATGAACATGAGGGCCACGGGGGAGGAATGCTGGTAGTACGCCAGGAAGGTGTAGTTCTCCCTCAGGAGGTGGCTGGCGCTGGAGTTGGGCCACCAGGTGCCATAGGAAGGGCCTGG
Protein-coding sequences here:
- the NPFFR1 gene encoding neuropeptide FF receptor 1 isoform X3, producing the protein MQPPEPGRAGGGPSYGTWWPNSSASHLLRENYTFLAYYQHSSPVALMFILAYTFIFLMCVIGNVLVCFVVVKNRQMRTVTNMFLLNLAISDLLVGIFCMPTTLVDNLITGWPFDNTMCKMSGLVQGMSVSASVFTLVAIAVERFRCIVHPFRQKLTLRKALLTIAIIWVLALLIMCPAAVTLTVTREEHHFMVDTYNNSYPLYSCWEAWPETEMRRIYTIVLFSHIYVAPLALIVIMYARIAFKLFKSVAPAHGGEEPEGRRISRRKAKVINMLIIVALFFTISWLPLWTLMLLTDYGRLSEGQLRLLAVYVYPFAHWLAFFNSSANPIIYGYFNENFRRGFQEVFRAPLCSLRCQRRPYAPRSHGRGTLFGTRNRIFTQARNSDSPAVSESGPLAPRRTGVPAWDS
- the NPFFR1 gene encoding neuropeptide FF receptor 1 isoform X1, which produces MQPPEPGRAGGGPSYGTWWPNSSASHLLRENYTFLAYYQHSSPVALMFILAYTFIFLMCVIGNVLVCFVVVKNRQMRTVTNMFLLNLAISDLLVGIFCMPTTLVDNLITGWPFDNTMCKMSGLVQGMSVSASVFTLVAIAVERYVSMGTWGRGDQAISSRSRCPVRLPLRENSWECQELVAALQEDHRAVHGVFQQGVLPLGLKTPTYPCHQKTRVKSNPPPPPFPPLGPGCPPSPVMSPPGVQSHHHLFSHRFRCIVHPFRQKLTLRKALLTIAIIWVLALLIMCPAAVTLTVTREEHHFMVDTYNNSYPLYSCWEAWPETEMRRIYTIVLFSHIYVAPLALIVIMYARIAFKLFKSVAPAHGGEEPEGRRISRRKAKVINMLIIVALFFTISWLPLWTLMLLTDYGRLSEGQLRLLAVYVYPFAHWLAFFNSSANPIIYGYFNENFRRGFQEVFRAPLCSLRCQRRPYAPRSHGRGTLFGTRNRIFTQARNSDSPAVSESGPLAPRRTGVPAWDS
- the NPFFR1 gene encoding neuropeptide FF receptor 1 isoform X2, giving the protein MGQGWPFDNTMCKMSGLVQGMSVSASVFTLVAIAVERYVSMGTWGRGDQAISSRSRCPVRLPLRENSWECQELVAALQEDHRAVHGVFQQGVLPLGLKTPTYPCHQKTRVKSNPPPPPFPPLGPGCPPSPVMSPPGVQSHHHLFSHRFRCIVHPFRQKLTLRKALLTIAIIWVLALLIMCPAAVTLTVTREEHHFMVDTYNNSYPLYSCWEAWPETEMRRIYTIVLFSHIYVAPLALIVIMYARIAFKLFKSVAPAHGGEEPEGRRISRRKAKVINMLIIVALFFTISWLPLWTLMLLTDYGRLSEGQLRLLAVYVYPFAHWLAFFNSSANPIIYGYFNENFRRGFQEVFRAPLCSLRCQRRPYAPRSHGRGTLFGTRNRIFTQARNSDSPAVSESGPLAPRRTGVPAWDS